The genomic DNA ACTGTTGTGGATGCTGCTGCTGTGCTCCCTGATACTGTTGTGGATGCTGCTGCTGTGCTCCCTGATACTGTTGTGGATGCTGTTGCTGTGCTGTCTGATACTGTTGTGGATGCTGCTGCTGCCTAGTTTGGCCCCACTGGCCAGAAGGCTTTTGTGTGTTATTCGAGTCTTCGTTAACTATGGGACCATCACGGCCCTCCACAAAGATGGGAATGTTGCGAACAACACTTGGCCTCTGACCTGCCTGCCTGTTGGGCTGctgagggggaggtggtggtggaggctgttgctgctggtaggAGTACTGTTGGTACTGTTGTGGCTCCTGGTTCTGTTGTGGATATTGCTGGTACTGTGGTTGGGGATGCTGGTATTGCCACTGCGAGTCTGCCATCggttgttgctggtgctgccaCTGCTGTTCGGGCATTTGTTGGGGTGGTTGCTGCTCGACGAACTGCTGAGGCTGTTGCTGGGTTTCTTGTTGCTGTTTATTTGCAGGGACGAAAGGCTTGGGCACAGTATTGAACTTGGCGGGGAGTGGGGACACCGGTGTGGCCTTTGGGTGCGGCGAACCGGGGCTCTGTGGTGCCTGTGGCGTTATGTTAATTTTCGAGACAAACCTTTGTTGGGTTGGTGGCGTCTGTGTATCATGTGTCACAGGCTGTTCGGCCATTTCCGGGGGCGCAGACGCACAGCGAGTCGTCCGAGGCACATTGTCAGAGTGGTCGCTGGCGTCCACTGCGGAGGTGGTGCGCACTGGATACTGATTGCTCTTCCTGTTGCCTCCTATCTTGGAGGAGAGTGGCGCAACGGGCTCATTttcctgttgttgctgttgttctgATGACACTGGAGGTGCTGGGGCCTCAAGTCGGATAGGTATTTCGTGGCTGGGAACGTCTGAAGATCCAGCCGAGCCCTGGGATGACTTGTCTGTGGCCCCAGCGTCACAGGAATCATCCTCCGAAGTTGCGCTCATAGCTGAGCCTCCCGAACTGCGCCTCTCCCGCCAGGGGCCCCCACGGCGGCCCAAAGTGGCAAAGTGCGGAGCGTGGGACATTCGTGTGGCCAAGTCACTCATGTCGTCGTCCTCGGACATCCAGTTGGGCATGCGGAACATCTGGTGGCGGCCGCGCAGGTCATCCATTCCTCGGCGTGCAAAGTCTTCTCCGTCTTCAGCCTGTGGGaaaaaaaggagtgttgttagggGCCTTCATTATCCACCCGTGGACGTAATCACTATACCGGGACGGAGCTGAGAATGATAACGGTGATTAGTGTGGGAAAATACTATGATAAAAGAGGAGAATCGCATAGGACCTTAGCTAAGAATTTGCACTTTTTACTTTTTCATTTTAATGAAATATATACAGGACTTTATTTCCAAGTCCTATGTAGTTATCCTCTTTTATCAATCATGGTATTTTTTCCAACAATTTGAACAGAATTTAAAGTGTAGTTGTAAGAATAACATAAATAATAATGAAGATTAGGCTACTATAATAATCATTTAaaatcttataataataataataataattaaaataatagccACTGCCCTAGTAAGAAgataatctggggccagattaacgaagcagtagctcaggtacttacgaacgtgtacatctttcctcaatttttgaccactttggttacatttattaagcagtttacaagcatgataacttcccactcagctgttgttattgtcataaagagcctcctagtgcttcgaagctcattaactgtttaataattgtaaacaaagccgccaaagattgagaaaagatgtacaggttcgtaagtgcttgcgtaacggcttctcGAATCTGGCCCCCGACACGCTCAAGTGGCCACCCTCATACAAAGAAATAGTTACCAAAGTTCACTACTGTTCATTTAAGAGCCTAGGAGACGCTCCTGAGACACAAGTGTTCATGGAGAAGCTTTTTACCACAACATTCAAAGAGTTTTTTTGCATCAAAATGAAGAACAGACCCAATACTTATGTACCGATAAGTGTATTAATTAATAAACCGAATTTTCGGATGAACCTCCTTTATCAAGGTGGTGAGTaaacactgtgtactcacctagaatcTTCCCGGCTTAGtgacttcttttgataattacttacttactttctttCAACACTACCATACATGTCGACACTAATATACATATCGACACTAATATACATGTCGACACCAACAAACAGGTCGACACTACTATACATGTCGACACTACTATACATGTCAACACTAACATACATGTCGACACCAACAAACAGGTCGACACTACTATACATGTCGACACTACTATACATGTCGACACTAACATACATGTCGACACTACTATACATGTCGAAACCAACATACATGTCGACACCAACAAACAGGTCGACACTTTACATGCCGACACTAACAAACAGGTCGACACTAACATACACATTCTGAAAACTAGTCAACTACCAACAAAGCTGTACATGCTGATGCCACAAATACACAAATACACAgatacacaaatacacaaataCACAGATACACAAATACTCAGCCTGTAGCCTACAAACTCGATTTAGCTAGGCTACAGGCTGACGATATTCGCAATGCATCACCAAAACAAGACACCAGGTTGATCATGCCTCCAGTAAACAATCTTTCGACACTGGAAACGTTAACGAAACCAATAAACCCCATTTTAATATTCTACAGTATGTCCACATTAGAAGAGAAGTTACAGATTTTGTAAACGGTGGTACAAGCAATACAGATACAGGTGTCGACGTTGTACACAGGATGCCAACAGTCACCGCTCCATTGGTGGACAAGGCTGTGGTAAtaatgggggtggtggtagtggtggtggtgggagatgatggtggtgggggatgatggtggtggtggtggtggactacaGAGGTGAACGCCCTGCAGGTGGCGCTAAgaggtggggaagggggagggagggagatggaaaatggtggtgagggaggaaggaatggtggtgAGGGGGAATGGAATGGTGGTGAGAGAGGAGGGAAATATCGGGGCACGGGAAGGAGGTGGACGGGAACTCGAgataggcaaaaaaaaaaaaaataccaatgTTGTGGAAAGGACTAAGTGGaataggtgagggggggggtgagggggggggggcgtcgttGGTGagacaagggggggggaggggtaaggtggTTGGTGTAAGGTAACCCTGAGATACACACTAGCCACACcttatactccccccccccttcacccctcgCCAATCATAACCCCCCACCAGTCCCAGGACAGGTGTACACACGGGTACAGGTGGTATAGAATAGCACAGATGTACATAAGTGTACAGGTGTGCACATTGAGACACGCGGACCATCATTTATGAGCCAAAATGACAGGTTATTTGCCAGCATCACGTATGGGGTCGAATCTAATAAACAAGTAGCCTAATATAAGCTACTTTTATATATACACTACATAAACTTTTAAGCTACttttatatatacacaaaatgTGCATAAATAGTATAGAAACTAAGCGATTCATAAAAATTAAACATTGGAAACGAAAACTGGGCCTTTTAATCTACACTCAACCATTAACAAATTCAAGGTGAACCTACTCCTAATCCAGTTTTTGGCTTCGATATGCATCTGTTTCAGTAGCAGTATTGAGACGTCCGCTTACCCAAACAAAGACGCATTCATTACGTCATGTAAACGTCCTTAGCAAACTGCGTTCCCTCAGGAGACAGAATTGTATCAAATGACATGCTTTCACCCAGTCCCTCCGAGCGTTTGGACACCCCCGAGTAACGGACGAATGAGAAAAACATTCTCAGTGCTCCACTAACCTCTGAACATTCCACACTAACGgccataaacggtaaaaatagacAATAATAGAGGGTAATCTAGTGATAAAATATACTATTTGGTTGCAACACTTGGAACACCAAATACAAGCACCTTCTGGaacacccccccccatcacaaTCACCTCCTGGAACACCAAATACAATCACCTCCTggaacacccacaacacaagcACCTCCTGGAACACCCCCAACACAATCACCTggaacacccacaacacaagcACCTCCtggaacacccccaccacaatcaCCTCCTGGAACACTCGCAACAGTCACCTGGAACACCCCCAACACAATCACCTGGAACACCCCCAACACAATCACCTGGAACACCCCAACACAAGCACCTCCtggaacacccccaccacaatcaCCTGAAACACCTCCAACACAATCACCTCCTGGAACACCCCCAACACAAACACCTCCTAGAACACCCCAACACAAGCACCTCCtggaacacccccaccacaatcaCCTGAAACACCTCCAACACAATCACCTCCTGGAACACGCCCAACACAATCACCTCCTGGAACACCCCCAACACAAGCACCTCCTGGAACACCCCCAACACAAGCACCTCCTGGAACACCCCCAACACAAGCACCTCCTGGAACACCCCCAACACAAGCACCTCCTGGAACACCCCCAACACAAGCACCTCCTGGAACACCCCAACACAAGCACCTCCtggaacacccccaccacaatcaCCTGAAACACCTCCAACACAATCACCTCCTGGAACACCCCAACACAAGCACCTCCTGGAACACCCCAACACAAGCACCTCCTGGAACACCCCAACACAAGCACCTCCtggaacacccccaccacaatcaCCTGAAACACCTCCAACACAATCACCTCCtggaacacccccaccacaatcaCCTGAAACACCTCCAACACAATCACCTCCTGGAACACGCCCAACACAATCACCTCCTGGAACACCCCCAACACAAACACCTCCTGGAACACCCCCAACACAAACACCTCCTGGAACACCCCCAACACAATCACCTggaacacccacaacacaagcACCTCCtggaacacccccaccacaatcaCCTCCTGGAACACCCCCAACACAATCACCTGGAACACCCCCAACACAATCACCtggaacacccccaccacaatcaCCTCCTGGAGCACCCGCAACACAGTCACCTGGAACACCCCCAACACAATCACCTGGAACACCCACAACACAATCACCTGGAAcacccacaacacaaacacctccTGGAACACCCCCAACACAATCACCTggaacacccacaacacaagcACCTCCtggaacacccccaccacaatcaCCTCCTGGAACACCCCCAACACAATCACCTGGAACACCCCCAACACAAGTACCTCGTGTATATGAACCCAAGAGTGACCTACCGATCTCTTGACGGGAGCTCGCTGGAGGGGCCTGGCGATGTGTGAAGGCCACATAGCGGCAACGGTAAGCCCCAGTGGCTGTTCTTGTGCACCACTCCTTGCTTACGGCCAGCACTGGGCACGACTGGGTAGCCTTCACGGGATGTTGGCACACGGCTATCGTTTTATATACGTCATTAACAAATCGTCAATCTGTTGGTGTTACTTCACTCTGATGCTCTTTATCTGTCAATGTATCATGCTGTGGCAAGAGTtatgggggatatatatatatatatatatatatatatatatatatatatatatatatatatatatatatatatatatatatatatatatatatatatatatatatatatatatatatatatatattatacatttactatttgtgtctgcagaatcgagctattagctcttgaacctCGCTTTTCTaactaatttatttttcctctattatatctactatatatacttatctttaacacacacacccaggaagcagcccgtagcagctgtctaactcccagctacctatttactgctaggtgaacagctgcatcagggtgaaacaaactcggcctatttgtttctgcctctgccggggatcgaacccgggcccttaggattacgaccgctgtccactcagccgcgaggccccctgtgtgtgtgtgtgtgtgtgtgtgtgtgtgtgtgtgtgtgtgtgtgtgtgtgtgtgtgtgtgtgtgtgtgtgtgtgtgtgtgtgtgtgtgtgcgcgcgtgtgtgtgcgcgtgtgcgcgcgcgttcacatagttgtgtttgcgggtgttgagctctggctctttggtcccgcctctcaactgtcaatcaactggtgtacaggttcctgagcctactgggctctatcatatctacacttgaaactgtgtatggagtcagcctccaccacattactgcctaatgcattccacctgttaactactctgacactgaaaaagttcttgcaaacgtccctatggctcatttggatactcttttttccacctgtgtccccttgttcgcgtagcacctgtgttaaatagtttgtctttatctaccctgccaattcctctgagaattttgtaggtagtgatcatgtctccccgagacatgaccatgtctgtgtgtgtgaagcTAAATATCCAATAGCTGCAGAGATTATAAGCAACATAAACAGTGACACTAGACCAGAGTTTGCCCTGAGGTGCGAGCCTCGATGGTGTTGATTCACGAAAGCATATTAAAGGCTAATTAAACGGGTCTTTAATGGCTGACAAAAGAAGGATCATAACATAAAATGTTaaatataacttttttttttttaaacgcgACTTAACGCCAGTTTGACTCTTACTAATTTAATGTATCATACTGTTGTCATCACTTGAAATACTTGAATAAATTCAATGAAATATTAAACCTCCAGAAACAATACAATAACACCTATTAATTAGTCCAATAAGAAGCAAGCCAATAAGCCCATCAGGCAATAGAAGACTAGTTCAATAAAATTGATCCTAAAGAGGCGGGACGAGTCGTTCTAGAAGCAGGTGGGCGGGAAGTGAGGCGGGGTACTGGCTTGGCAGGCCGCCCAGTGCCGCCAGGGGAGACGGTGGGCACGgcgggcagggtggtggaggtagaGCGACGGGGTGGGGGACCGAGGGATCCTGAATAGGGAATTAAGGTAGAGAGATATGGGAACTTTCAGCGAGGTACCCCGCCAGCCCCCACGCCTGAGGACGGCGAGGGGCCTCCTGACCTCAATATGTTGATAGCATTCATCAGCACAAGGTCGCTTTCCATGGGTTGGGCCCCCGAAAGGTCGCGTTGCATGGGTTGGGCCCCCCCCGAAGGTCGCGTTGCATGGGTTGGGCCCCCGAAAGGTCGCGTTGCATGGGTTGGGCCCCCCGAAAGGTCGCGTTGCATGGGTTGGGCCCCCCGAAGGTCGCGTTGCATGGGTTGGGCCCCCCGAAGGTCGCGTTGCATGGGTTGGGCCCCCCGAAGGTCGCGTTGCATGGGTTGGGCCCCCCGAAGGTCGCGTTGCATGGGTTGGGCCCCCCGAAGGTCGCGTTGCATGGGTTGGGCCCCCGAAAGGTCGCGTTGCATGGGTTGGGCCCCCGAAAGGTCGCGTTGCATGGGTTGGGCCCCCCCCCCGAAGGTCGCGTTGCATGGGTTGGGCCCCCGAAAGGTCGCGTTGCATGGGTTGGGCCCCCGAAAGGTCGCGTTGCATGGGTTGGGCCCCCGAAAGGTCGCGTTGCATGGGTTGGGCCCCCGAAAGGTCGCGTTGCATGGGTTGGGCCCCCGAAAGGTCGCGTTGCATGGGTTGGGCCCCCCGAAGGTCGCGTTGCATGGGTTGGGCCCCCCGAAAGGTCGCGTTGCATGGGTTGGGCCCCCCGAAAGGTCGCGTTGCATGGGTTGGGCCCCCCGAAAGGTCGCGTTGCATGGGTTGGGCCCCCCGAAAGGTCGCGTTGCATGGgttgggcccccccccccccgaaggtcgCGTTGCATGGGTTGGGCCCCCGAAGGTCGCGTTACATGGGTTGGGCCCCCCGAAAGGTCGCGTTGCATGGGTTGGGCCCCCCCGAAGGTCGCGTTGCATGGGTTGGGCCGCCCCCCCGAAGGTCGCGTTGCATGGGTTGGGCCCCCCGAAAGGTCGCGTTGCATGGGTTGGGCCCCCCGAAAGGTCGCGTTGCATGGGTTGGGCCCCCCGAAAGGTCGCGTTGCATGGGTTGGGCCCCCCGAAAGGTCGCGTTGCATGGGTTGGGCCCCCCCGAAGGTCGCGTTGCATGGGTTGGGCCCCCGAAAGGTCGCGTTGCATGGGTTGGGCCCCCCCGAAGGTCGCGTTGCATGGGTTGGGCCCCCGAAAGGTCGCGTTGCATGGGTTGGGCCCCCGAAAGGTCGCGTTGCATGGGTTGGGCCCCCGAAAGGTCGCGTTGCATGGGTTGGGCCCCCGAAAGGTCGCGTTGCATTGGTTGGGCCCCCCGAAAGGTCGCGTTGCATGGGTTGGGCCCCCCGAAGGTCGCGTTGCATGGGCTGGGCCCCCCGAAAGGTCGCGTTGCATGGGCTGGGCCCCCCGAAAGGTCGCGTTGCATGGGTTGGGCCCCCCGAAAGGTCGCGTTGCATGGGTtggcccccaccccccaagcgGCTTTGGTGTGACGTCCTTATTTATTTGTCCAACAGCTTGGACATGTAAGCTATGACCTATGCACGTTCACTCGAAGTGGAGCCTGATTTAGATTCAACACTTTTTAGTGTTTAAAGCATTAGTGACTAAATATTAAGAGCTTGACGGTGAAAAATTTATATGCACTGCACTTAATGTAAACAAAAGTAAACTTTTTGTAATTTTTCTAGATTTGATTGTTAccaccggaggcggctagtttactgtgcaccccatactcatcctgtgagtggtagtttattgtgcaccccatactcatcctgtgagtggtagtttattgtgcaccccatactcatcctgtgagtggtagtttattgtgcaccccatactcatcctgtgagcagtagtttattgtgcaccccatactcatcctgtgagtggtagtttattgtgcaccccatactcatgctgtgagtggtagtttattgtgcaccccatactcatcctgtgagcagtagtttattgtgcaccccatactcatcctgtgagtggtagtttattgtgcaccccatactcatcctgtgagcagtagtttattgtgcaccccatactcatcctgtgagcagtagtttattgtgcaccccatactcatcctgtgagcagtagtttattgtgcacccatactcatcctgtgagcagtagtttattgtgcaccccatactcatcctatgagtggtagtttattgtgcgccccatactcatcctgtgagcggtagtttattgtgcgccccatactcatcctgtgaatggtagtttattgtgcaccccatactcatcctgtgagcagtagtttattgtgcacccccatactcatcccgtgagcagtagtttgtgcactccatactcatcctgtgagcagtagtttattgtgcaccccatactcatcccgtgagtggtagtttattgtgcaccccatactcatcctgtgagcagtagtttattgtgcaccccatactcatcctgtgagcagtagtttattgtgcaccccatactcatcctgtgagcagtagtttattgtgcaccccatactcatcctgtgagcagtaatttattgtgcaccccatactcatcctgtgagcagtagtttattgtgcaccccatactcatcctgtgagcagtagtttatcgtgcaccccatactcatcccgtgagcagtagtttattgtgcaccccatactcatcctgtgagcagtaatttattgtgcaccccatactcatcctgtgagcagtagtttattgtgcaccccatactcatcctgtgagcagtagtttattgtgcaccccatactcatcctgtgagcagtaatttattgtgcaccccatactcatcctgtgagcagtagtttattgtgcacccc from Procambarus clarkii isolate CNS0578487 chromosome 32, FALCON_Pclarkii_2.0, whole genome shotgun sequence includes the following:
- the LOC123759303 gene encoding BAG domain-containing protein Samui isoform X1, with product MSYFHGSPSSHTKPHSRTAAGHGFGEGIPSFGEDARSRHSWERRVPDLSERLRSLSPSARKSGEEILRDLKEQLRREGDMFFSNSSPDWGFSPKSMFSKAEDGEDFARRGMDDLRGRHQMFRMPNWMSEDDDMSDLATRMSHAPHFATLGRRGGPWRERRSSGGSAMSATSEDDSCDAGATDKSSQGSAGSSDVPSHEIPIRLEAPAPPVSSEQQQQQENEPVAPLSSKIGGNRKSNQYPVRTTSAVDASDHSDNVPRTTRCASAPPEMAEQPVTHDTQTPPTQQRFVSKINITPQAPQSPGSPHPKATPVSPLPAKFNTVPKPFVPANKQQQETQQQPQQFVEQQPPQQMPEQQWQHQQQPMADSQWQYQHPQPQYQQYPQQNQEPQQYQQYSYQQQQPPPPPPPQQPNRQAGQRPSVVRNIPIFVEGRDGPIVNEDSNNTQKPSGQWGQTRQQQHPQQYQTAQQQHPQQYQGAQQQHPQQYQGAQQQHPQQYQGAHQQHPQQYQPQQHQPQQQQQPQQQQRQQKPLFRPQPHSQAQQTPPHPEPIPQPVPMPMPMPMPMPQHSQQQQPHQSQDQTDTQPERKTQSPAKDPRLAQIEAVRASIEEYIDKVNGFQGTKKDREFLYLDEMLTRALLQLDNVDPDGCDEVRKARRAVIKDINAAISALEAKASEPKVEDKKQEPTAESMETETNRCQPSVVPEKQQPTESPAEHPAEGTNSRQQEEEQQSVKPPDESTNSHLASSTSVGDVEKKIEPSASTEKMETESQEPATTSSDGGPPEGPNTTA
- the LOC123759303 gene encoding BAG domain-containing protein Samui isoform X2, which translates into the protein MWPSHIARPLQRAPVKRSAEDGEDFARRGMDDLRGRHQMFRMPNWMSEDDDMSDLATRMSHAPHFATLGRRGGPWRERRSSGGSAMSATSEDDSCDAGATDKSSQGSAGSSDVPSHEIPIRLEAPAPPVSSEQQQQQENEPVAPLSSKIGGNRKSNQYPVRTTSAVDASDHSDNVPRTTRCASAPPEMAEQPVTHDTQTPPTQQRFVSKINITPQAPQSPGSPHPKATPVSPLPAKFNTVPKPFVPANKQQQETQQQPQQFVEQQPPQQMPEQQWQHQQQPMADSQWQYQHPQPQYQQYPQQNQEPQQYQQYSYQQQQPPPPPPPQQPNRQAGQRPSVVRNIPIFVEGRDGPIVNEDSNNTQKPSGQWGQTRQQQHPQQYQTAQQQHPQQYQGAQQQHPQQYQGAQQQHPQQYQGAHQQHPQQYQPQQHQPQQQQQPQQQQRQQKPLFRPQPHSQAQQTPPHPEPIPQPVPMPMPMPMPMPQHSQQQQPHQSQDQTDTQPERKTQSPAKDPRLAQIEAVRASIEEYIDKVNGFQGTKKDREFLYLDEMLTRALLQLDNVDPDGCDEVRKARRAVIKDINAAISALEAKASEPKVEDKKQEPTAESMETETNRCQPSVVPEKQQPTESPAEHPAEGTNSRQQEEEQQSVKPPDESTNSHLASSTSVGDVEKKIEPSASTEKMETESQEPATTSSDGGPPEGPNTTA
- the LOC123759303 gene encoding BAG domain-containing protein Samui isoform X3; translated protein: MYLDYFQAEDGEDFARRGMDDLRGRHQMFRMPNWMSEDDDMSDLATRMSHAPHFATLGRRGGPWRERRSSGGSAMSATSEDDSCDAGATDKSSQGSAGSSDVPSHEIPIRLEAPAPPVSSEQQQQQENEPVAPLSSKIGGNRKSNQYPVRTTSAVDASDHSDNVPRTTRCASAPPEMAEQPVTHDTQTPPTQQRFVSKINITPQAPQSPGSPHPKATPVSPLPAKFNTVPKPFVPANKQQQETQQQPQQFVEQQPPQQMPEQQWQHQQQPMADSQWQYQHPQPQYQQYPQQNQEPQQYQQYSYQQQQPPPPPPPQQPNRQAGQRPSVVRNIPIFVEGRDGPIVNEDSNNTQKPSGQWGQTRQQQHPQQYQTAQQQHPQQYQGAQQQHPQQYQGAQQQHPQQYQGAHQQHPQQYQPQQHQPQQQQQPQQQQRQQKPLFRPQPHSQAQQTPPHPEPIPQPVPMPMPMPMPMPQHSQQQQPHQSQDQTDTQPERKTQSPAKDPRLAQIEAVRASIEEYIDKVNGFQGTKKDREFLYLDEMLTRALLQLDNVDPDGCDEVRKARRAVIKDINAAISALEAKASEPKVEDKKQEPTAESMETETNRCQPSVVPEKQQPTESPAEHPAEGTNSRQQEEEQQSVKPPDESTNSHLASSTSVGDVEKKIEPSASTEKMETESQEPATTSSDGGPPEGPNTTA
- the LOC123759303 gene encoding BAG domain-containing protein Samui isoform X4, translating into MDDLRGRHQMFRMPNWMSEDDDMSDLATRMSHAPHFATLGRRGGPWRERRSSGGSAMSATSEDDSCDAGATDKSSQGSAGSSDVPSHEIPIRLEAPAPPVSSEQQQQQENEPVAPLSSKIGGNRKSNQYPVRTTSAVDASDHSDNVPRTTRCASAPPEMAEQPVTHDTQTPPTQQRFVSKINITPQAPQSPGSPHPKATPVSPLPAKFNTVPKPFVPANKQQQETQQQPQQFVEQQPPQQMPEQQWQHQQQPMADSQWQYQHPQPQYQQYPQQNQEPQQYQQYSYQQQQPPPPPPPQQPNRQAGQRPSVVRNIPIFVEGRDGPIVNEDSNNTQKPSGQWGQTRQQQHPQQYQTAQQQHPQQYQGAQQQHPQQYQGAQQQHPQQYQGAHQQHPQQYQPQQHQPQQQQQPQQQQRQQKPLFRPQPHSQAQQTPPHPEPIPQPVPMPMPMPMPMPQHSQQQQPHQSQDQTDTQPERKTQSPAKDPRLAQIEAVRASIEEYIDKVNGFQGTKKDREFLYLDEMLTRALLQLDNVDPDGCDEVRKARRAVIKDINAAISALEAKASEPKVEDKKQEPTAESMETETNRCQPSVVPEKQQPTESPAEHPAEGTNSRQQEEEQQSVKPPDESTNSHLASSTSVGDVEKKIEPSASTEKMETESQEPATTSSDGGPPEGPNTTA